One window of Nakaseomyces glabratus chromosome A, complete sequence genomic DNA carries:
- the SEF1 gene encoding Sef1p (CAGL0A04455g~Putative RNA polymerase II transcription factor, involved in regulation of iron acquisition genes; required for growth under iron depletion) codes for MSTAASNDHPDGGGKQSTTKKATKRASKSEESGQKKKVKKESTSKISSPDDNHSVTSTSTVLSQHMNGSMSSNGANLGTTHRPVTSCTHCRQHKIKCDASQNFPAPCTRCAKNGFHCEINPQFRPKKGSMMQMLAHEVDELKYKVSYLIRNDGLIAKALANHKEGQDILRVLNTNPPGYYQEGKSEINTNSPSVNHALTPNHETNSNSSPNTKISVQTYLAGDHPLVSQDTKSPTASGNAVPTQAMNMNRNDIIGTKYTTSVNKPILPPILNDSTPTNNSSKAQINSGLLQMAFHRNSSTTGSPSTSRPLSPLVPNGATSHGMINNDIGLQQAGQVGAKKSPIIATTTTMDPLPSPQANIDEFVLGDIRLSINKADELHSTFLTKYLPYFPIMSSNSATELFGQSQLLFWTVMLTASMSEPEPTLYMKLSTLIKQLAIETCWIRTPRSTHISQALLILCNWPLPNQKVLDDCSYRFVGLAKSLSYQLGLHRGEFIYEFTRTQTSMPDAEKWRTRTWLGIFFSENCWSSILGLPPNSKPDYLTEKAKKAEIYEDNVDKTSEITSKESNKGKAKETNGHANEISDNKMTLPKRFKQMLILADFQGKLCNIMGTSVTSPDGLMEPSYRSDALSVLDKELEELNTTYKFDTDDVVNIYYLYIRLMIYCFAFLPGTPAQDQLVYVNPAYTAATKIVTLLTQLLKDQQLIELPIYIRQSASYASLILFKLQLSPALSDKCFESARQSIVTIHRCYRNQLSAWATVVENDISRTASMLEKLNFVLITHPEVLVEEAGIISRMRSHMTGSLFYDLVWCVHEARRREVDPEYNRQVLEDVKKSHEKDGSKQSYHIPASKLYPLPLYNQISKEDFKTVTKTTPNGTTVTTLVPTRSALRQAESNSNNDGGAVAINGIPLAMLDENGSLDMDNLFSLQNIAPVNGDGAIYPRMIDSIIRPEDIPDRPNSAMATIAPSDRQDFGNKGDVNSSTQQGVNPPNDFMMERQASFPPTQNPRTTGSSLASLPEIPKNGKSFKDFANIAQWGNFASNPTSGPNKNNKNDIPSANSRLQLNQLSDFFQQQSAGWIEGNLGNDDFFGWLDMNMEPKF; via the coding sequence ATGAGTACAGCAGCCAGTAATGATCATCCagatggtggtggtaagCAGTCCACCACCAAGAAAGCTACTAAGAGAGCTTCAAAAAGTGAAGAATCTGgccaaaagaagaaagttaAAAAGGAGTCTACAAGCAAAATCAGTTCGCCGGATGACAACCATAGCGTGACGTCGACCTCTACTGTGCTATCACAACATATGAATGGATCTATGTCTTCTAATGGAGCAAATCTAGGAACTACACACCGTCCTGTGACTTCATGCACACATTGCAGACAACATAAGATTAAATGTGACGCTAGCCAGAATTTTCCTGCCCCTTGTACTAGGTGTGCTAAGAATGGATTTCACTGTGAAATCAATCCACAATTTAGGCCGAAGAAAGGATCCATGATGCAAATGCTAGCGCATGAAGTTGACGAGCtaaaatataaagtaaGTTACTTAATCAGAAATGATGGGCTTATTGCCAAGGCATTAGCAAACCATAAAGAAGGCCAAGATATATTGAGAGTACTAAACACTAACCCTCCTGGCTATTACCAGGAAGGAAAGTCTGAGATAAACACCAACTCTCCATCAGTTAATCATGCCTTAACGCCAAATCACGAAACGAATAGTAACTCATCACCGAATACCAAGATAAGTGTTCAAACTTATTTGGCTGGTGATCACCCACTAGTAAGTCAAGATACGAAATCACCAACTGCAAGCGGGAACGCTGTGCCAACACAAGCGATGAACATGAACCGTAACGACATCATTGGAACGAAATATACAACATCTGTAAATAAACCAATTTTACCTCCAATTTTAAATGATTCTACACCAACTAACAATTCCTCCAAAGCTCAAATCAACTCTGGGCTACTCCAAATGGCTTTTCATAGAAATTCTTCAACGACAGGGAGCCCATCTACTAGCCGACCTCTTTCGCCCTTGGTTCCAAATGGGGCAACCTCTCATGGAATGATTAACAACGATATTGGATTGCAACAAGCAGGGCAAGTAGGGGCTAAAAAGTCTCCTATAATTGCGACGACCACAACAATGGATCCTTTGCCATCACCACAAGCCAACATTGATGAGTTTGTTTTGGGAGACATTCGCTTATCGATAAACAAAGCAGATGAATTACATTCTACATTCTTAACAAAATACCTCCCATATTTTCCTATAATGTCCTCGAACTCCGCAACTGAGTTATTCGGTCAGTCTCAATTATTGTTTTGGACTGTCATGTTAACTGCCTCTATGTCAGAACCTGAACCAACTTTATACATGAAACTATCAACCCTTATAAAGCAGTTGGCAATCGAAACTTGTTGGATTAGAACTCCAAGATCAACCCACATTTCACAGGCATTATTAATCTTGTGCAATTGGCCATTACCAAATCAAAAGGTTCTCGATGATTGTTCATATAGGTTTGTTGGGTTGGCCAAATCACTTTCGTATCAGCTAGGTCTTCACAGAGGTGAATTCATATATGAATTTACCAGAACGCAAACATCTATGCCCGATGCTGAAAAATGGCGTACAAGAACATGGCTgggtattttcttttctgaaaaCTGCTGGTCGAGTATTTTGGGTTTACCACCAAACTCTAAACCTGACTATCTAACTGAGAAAGCCAAAAAGGCAGAAATATATGAGGACAATGTGGATAAGACAAGTGAAATTACCAGCAAAGAATCAAACAAGGGAAAAGCAAAGGAAACAAATGGCCATGCTAATGAAATATCCGATAACAAGATGACTTTACCAAAGAGATTTAAACAAATGCTGATCCTTGCAGACTTTCAAGGAAAGTTATGTAATATTATGGGAACAAGTGTTACAAGTCCAGACGGTTTGATGGAACCTTCCTATAGGTCAGATGCTTTGTCCGTACTTGATAAGGAGCTGGAAGAGCTTAATACAACATATAAATTTGACACAGATGATGTtgttaatatttattactTGTATATCCGTTTGATGATTTACTgttttgcttttcttcCTGGAACACCTGCACAAGATCAGCTTGTATATGTGAACCCGGCATATACAGCTGCAACTAAGATTGTTACACTGTTAACACAATTATTAAAGGACCAACAATTGATAGAATTACCAATTTATATAAGACAAAGTGCATCATACGCCTCTCTGATATTATTCAAGCTGCAGCTAAGTCCAGCTCTGTCTGATAAATGTTTCGAATCTGCGAGACAGTCGATAGTTACCATTCATAGATGTTACAGGAATCAGCTATCAGCTTGGGCAACTGTTGTAGAGAACGACATCTCCAGAACTGCAAGTATGCTGGAGAAGTTGAACTTTGTACTGATAACACATCCAGAAGTATTAGTAGAGGAAGCTGGTATTATATCCAGAATGAGATCACATATGACTGGTTCGTTGTTTTACGATCTTGTTTGGTGTGTGCATGAAGctagaagaagagaagtgGACCCTGAATACAACCGTCAAGTTCTAGAGGACGTAAAGAAGAGTCATGAAAAAGATGGCAGCAAACAATCATATCATATTCCCGCTAGCAAATTATATCCACTACCGTTATACAACCAGATTTCTAAAGAGGATTTCAAAACGGTTACTAAAACAACACCTAATGGTACAACTGTAACCACTCTTGTACCAACCAGAAGTGCCCTAAGACAAGCTGAAAGCAACAGCAATAATGATGGGGGTGCTGTTGCTATTAATGGCATACCACTGGCTATGCTGGATGAAAATGGTAGCCTAGATATGGACAATTTGTTCTCATTGCAGAATATTGCCCCAGTGAATGGAGATGGTGCTATTTATCCTCGCATGATTGACTCAATAATCAGACCTGAGGATATACCAGATAGACCAAACAGTGCTATGGCAACAATCGCACCATCAGACAGGCAAGATTTCGGCAACAAAGGTGACGTAAACTCTTCTACTCAGCAAGGGGTTAACCCACCGAATGATTTCATGATGGAGAGACAAGCCAGTTTCCCACCTACCCAAAATCCAAGAACTACTGGTTCCAGTTTGGCATCTCTGCCCGAGATACCGAAGAATGGTAAGAGCTTCAAGGATTTTGCGAATATTGCGCAATGGGGCAATTTCGCTAGCAATCCTACAAGCGGTCcaaacaagaacaacaagaatGACATTCCATCAGCCAACAGTCGTCTACAACTGAACCAACTTTCCGATTTCTTTCAACAGCAAAGCGCTGGCTGGATTGAAGGTAATCTCGGTAACGACGATTTCTTCGGTTGGCTGGACATGAACATGGAACCTAAGTTCTAA
- the UBP13 gene encoding ubiquitin-specific protease UBP13 (CAGL0A04477g~Ortholog(s) have thiol-dependent ubiquitin-specific protease activity and role in endocytosis, free ubiquitin chain depolymerization, protein K11-linked deubiquitination, protein K48-linked deubiquitination), which yields MLKKWLPSSKKKQSSKGSAGGSSAPVTPLKGNNHLNVGNKKGSTPTITRSAPNNAMRSSPSLPESNNDRLRVNNNNDARKDSFGNAQGPNLKLNIVEPQDVGTQLQKLNGGFNTTNSSNESLPSEHLHNPILNTERTELTPYGDGSNKIFGYENFGNTCYCNSVLQCLYNLPEFRNDMLRYPLGQPKSGKSRKLEMPGLKPRMFLPEHFEPRPTQEVPKKSSSFIKSTFSAVTSSQSNLLEDKASQQTERPLPINLSTKSSTNSLNHDAVKMRSNSEINVGTTNASISNDIPNTEINDNGDSHRRESWVPRKHSTDHPDLTVEGQPNIDKHHSKRVIVGRNYPKLYSAENSDQILQNNIHLKSEHLTNEQRKKSALINGPIVNVDHQIDSSAESNLYNGLKDIFECITEHSYLTGVVTPSAFIEMLKRENVLFSSMMHQDAHEFLIFLLNEISDFLDKQNKNALNSKIYDSSQGRRNSGTVKNFVSDIFQGTLTNRIKCLTCDNTTARDEPFLDFPIEVQENVDIDIQEILESFHQKEMLHGPNKFYCDECCGLQEAERVVGLKQLPKTLALHLKRFKYSEQQNSNIKLFDKVSYPLDLKVSSTFNPSISKNYELSGIVVHMGGGPQHGHYISLCKNEKFGWLLFDDETVEAISEQAVLQYTGDKDTMTTAYVLFYQESQKEGISVDHDTNINKLIEYDDWLRTRPPTIIKEEEEEDTPSSGEVIETGRSVTNEDTKKNKTDVIIDKENDKEKKNKSSRRKSKLFGFMKG from the coding sequence ATGTTGAAAAAGTGGCTACCGTCTtccaagaagaaacaaagcTCGAAGGGCTCCGCTGGTGGATCCTCAGCTCCAGTTACGCCTTTGAAAGGTAACAACCACTTGAATGTAGGTAACAAGAAAGGCAGCACGCCGACAATCACACGATCAGCCCCAAATAATGCTATGAGAAGCAGTCCCAGCTTGCCGGAATCCAATAATGACAGGCTTCGTGtaaataacaacaatgaCGCTAGAAAGGATTCCTTCGGTAATGCACAAGGACCTAATCTGAAATTAAATATCGTTGAGCCGCAAGATGTTGGCACACAGttgcaaaaattgaatGGGGGCTTCAATACCACTAATTCCTCGAATGAGAGTCTTCCTAGCGAACATCTACACAATCCAATTTTAAATACAGAACGGACAGAATTAACGCCCTATGGAGATGGTTCAAATAAGATATTCGGATATGAGAACTTTGGCAATACTTGCTACTGCAATTCAGTTTTGCAATGTTTATATAATCTACCCGAATTCCGAAATGATATGTTACGATACCCATTGGGACAACCAAAAAGCGGCAAATCCAGGAAATTAGAAATGCCTGGATTAAAGCCCAGAATGTTTTTACCTGAACATTTTGAACCACGACCAACCCAGGAAGTACCGAAAAAGAGTTCTTCATTTATAAAGTCTACTTTCTCAGCTGTGACATCTTCACAAAGTAACCTCTTAGAAGACAAAGCTTCCCAACAAACAGAAAGACCGCTACCAATTAATTTGTCGACAAAAAGTTCCACCAATAGTTTGAATCATGATGCAGTAAAAATGAGATCTAATTCTGAAATTAACGTAGGTACAACTAATGCAAGTATTAGTAACGACATTCCTAACACTGAAATTAATGATAATGGAGATAGCCATAGGCGTGAAAGCTGGGTTCCTAGAAAACATTCAACAGATCATCCTGATTTGACAGTTGAAGGACAACCAAATATCGATAAGCATCATAGTAAGAGGGTGATTGTCGGCCGGAATTATCCTAAGTTATACTCAGCAGAAAACAGTGATCAAATATTGCAAAACAATATTCATTTAAAGTCAGAACATCTAACAAATgaacaaaggaaaaagtCAGCACTTATTAACGGTCCAATTGTGAATGTTGATCATCAAATTGACAGTTCCGCGGAATCAAACCTTTATAATGGTTTGAAGGACATTTTTGAATGCATTACGGAGCATTCATATCTTACTGGTGTGGTGACGCCATCGGCATTCATAGAAATGCTAAAGAGGGAAAATGTTTTATTCAGCTCAATGATGCATCAAGATGCCCACGAatttctaatatttttactCAACGAAATCAGCGACTTTCTAgataaacaaaataaaaatgctctgaattcaaaaatatacgATAGTTCTCAAGGGAGAAGAAATAGTGGTACAGTCAAGAATTTTGTTTCTGATATATTTCAGGGAACGTTGACTAATAGAATAAAATGTTTGACATGTGATAATACCACAGCTAGAGATGAGCCATTCTTAGATTTCCCTATagaagttcaagaaaatGTTGACATTGATATTCAGGAAATCCTTGAAAGCTTCCACCAGAAGGAAATGCTTCATGGTCctaataaattttattgTGATGAATGCTGCGGTTTACAAGAAGCTGAACGAGTTGTGGGTTTGAAACAACTGCCTAAGACCTTGGCACTGCATTTAAAGCGGTTTAAGTATTCCGAACAGCAAAACTCTAATATTAAACTGTTTGACAAAGTGAGTTATCCCTTGGATTTAAAAGTGTCATCTACCTTCAATCCATCAATCTCTAAAAACTATGAATTATCAGGAATTGTTGTGCATATGGGAGGTGGCCCTCAACATGGTCATTATATCTCTCTGTgtaaaaatgaaaagttTGGTTGGCTGCTATTTGATGACGAAACTGTAGAAGCCATTAGTGAACAAGCAGTATTGCAATATACGGGAGATAAGGATACTATGACTACCGCTTATGTACTATTTTATCAGGAGTCGCAAAAAGAAGGAATAAGTGTTGATCACGAtacaaatatcaataagTTAATTGAATATGATGACTGGCTAAGAACAAGACCACCAACCATAataaaggaagaagaagaagaagatacaCCAAGCTCAGGGGAAGTTATTGAAACAGGAAGATCGGTTACAAATGAagatacaaagaaaaataaaactgatGTCATTATCGATAAAGAGAATGAtaaggaaaaaaagaacaaatcTTCAAGACGTAAATCAAAACTATTCGGTTTTATGAAAGGTTAG
- the KTI11 gene encoding Kti11p (CAGL0A04499g~Ortholog(s) have electron transfer activity, iron ion binding, zinc ion binding activity, role in peptidyl-diphthamide biosynthetic process from peptidyl-histidine, tRNA wobble uridine modification and cytosol, nucleus localization), giving the protein MSTYDQIEIEDMTFHPDSQMFTYPCPCGDRFQILLDDMFDGEAIAVCPSCSLMIDVIFEKEDLDEYYEEAGIAPPQPIAAAA; this is encoded by the coding sequence atgtCCACTTATGACCAGATAGAGATTGAAGATATGACTTTCCATCCGGATAGTCAGATGTTTACATATCCATGTCCATGTGGTGATAGGTTCCAAATATTGCTGGATGATATGTTTGATGGTGAGGCTATTGCTGTGTGTCCTAGCTGCTCTCTTATGATAGATGTCATATTCGAGAAGGAAGACCTCGATGAGTACTACGAAGAAGCAGGTATAGCTCCCCCACAACCtattgctgctgctgcttAA
- the RPS8A gene encoding 40S ribosomal protein eS8 (CAGL0A04521g~Ortholog(s) have structural constituent of ribosome activity, role in maturation of SSU-rRNA from tricistronic rRNA transcript (SSU-rRNA, 5.8S rRNA, LSU-rRNA) and 90S preribosome, cytosolic small ribosomal subunit localization) translates to MGISRDSRHKRAATGAKRAQFRKKRKFELGRQPANTKIGGKRIHAVRTRGGNQKFRALRIETGNFSWASEGVAKKTRIVGVVYHPSNNELVRTNTLTKAAIVQIDATPFRQWYEAHYGQTLGKKKNAKTEEEVAKPSKSAERKWAARAASAKVESAVDSQFSAGRLYACISSRPGQSGRCDGYILEGEELAFYLRRLTAKK, encoded by the coding sequence ATGGGTATTTCTCGTGATTCTCGTCATAAGAGAGCCGCTACCGGTGCTAAGCGTGCTCAATtcagaaagaagagaaagttCGAATTGGGTCGTCAACCAGCCAACACTAAGATTGGTGGTAAGAGAATCCATGCCGTCAGAACCAGAGGTGGTAACCAGAAGTTCAGAGCTTTGAGAATTGAAACTGGTAACTTCTCCTGGGCTTCCGAAGGTGTTGCTAAGAAGACCAGAATTGTTGGTGTCGTCTACCACCCATCCAACAACGAATTGGTTAGAACCAACACTTTGACCAAGGCTGCTATTGTTCAAATCGATGCTACTCCATTCAGACAATGGTACGAAGCTCACTACGGTCAAACCCTaggtaagaagaagaacgCCAagactgaagaagaagtcgCTAAGCCATCCAAGAGTGCTGAAAGAAAGTGGGCCGCCAGAGCTGCTTCCGCTAAGGTTGAATCAGCTGTCGACTCTCAATTCAGCGCTGGTAGATTGTACGCTTGTATCTCTTCCAGACCAGGTCAATCCGGTAGATGTGATGGTTACATCTTGGAAGGTGAAGAATTGGCCTTCTACTTGAGAAGATTGACTGCTAAGAAATAA
- the AAR2 gene encoding U5 snRNP complex subunit AAR2 (CAGL0A04543g~Putative component of the U5 snRNP; gene is downregulated in azole-resistant strain): MYNVLFSSIERDVDVGINHFSFHLQKGQPFGGIKGIVSGSREVDLIHFISEGSLRYGYWITPGLKYYCVYNSDAELYEIHIDSNGAGYEEKLRRYESQSMLVQYPRLDENDTWYSLTSEIRWYNVSKLFSLTTDDKIAYMDSSMTTIEEAKILQDRLQQTVGHSGHDNKALRYAYINFKSREAIRDTHKMEDFYDKSHYLFDVVLPQQFRDSMSAYMGELQMSFINAMFFASYGSSMQWHNLLQLLCDSNRFEQYKRLDEVVSVQINNIPEEYFDTLINRECWTKLLKAHHSQLPNTYNSMQTRFPELIPATAGHNDYDCDSDPGTGPVPDPMLGSDSEIEMNATSDEEDTPTVVSQVHHRHI, encoded by the coding sequence ATGTACAATGTTTTGTTCAGTTCAATTGAGCGTGACGTTGACGTTGGTATAAATCATTTCTCGTTCCATCTGCAGAAGGGCCAACCCTTTGGTGGGATCAAGGGCATTGTGAGTGGGTCTCGGGAAGTTGATCTAATTCATTTCATCAGCGAGGGGAGTTTGCGTTACGGGTACTGGATTACACCGGGTTTGAAGTACTATTGTGTGTACAACTCAGACGCAGAACTGTATGAGATTCATATTGATAGCAACGGCGCTGGTTATGAAGAGAAACTGAGGAGGTATGAGTCCCAGTCTATGTTGGTGCAATACCCTCGACTTGACGAGAACGACACTTGGTATTCATTAACAAGTGAAATAAGGTGGTATAATGTGAGCAAGCTCTTCTCGTTGACCACAGATGATAAGATAGCGTATATGGACTCTTCGATGACCACCATTGAAGAGGCCAAGATACTGCAAGATCGTTTGCAACAAACAGTTGGCCACTCTGGTCATGACAACAAGGCTCTTAGGTATGCatatatcaatttcaaatccCGTGAGGCCATACGAGACACACATAAGATGGAGGATTTCTACGATAAAAGCCATTATTTATTCGATGTTGTATTACCGCAACAGTTCCGAGACTCCATGTCTGCGTACATGGGTGAATTACAGATGAGCTTCATTAACGCTATGTTCTTCGCAAGCTACGGTTCCAGCATGCAATGGCACAACTTATTACAATTGCTGTGCGACAGCAACAGGTTTGAACAGTACAAGAGACTAGACGAAGTGGTCTCGGTACAGATCAACAATATACCTGAGGAATACTTCGACACACTGATCAACCGCGAGTGCTGGACTAAGTTGCTGAAAGCACACCACAGCCAGTTGCCCAACACATACAACAGCATGCAAACCCGGTTCCCAGAACTCATACCTGCCACTGCTGGCCACAACGACTACGACTGCGACTCCGACCCAGGCACAGGCCCAGTCCCAGACCCGATGCTCGGCTCAGACTCAGAGATCGAGATGAATGCCACCTCAGATGAAGAGGACACACCCACAGTGGTCTCACAGGTACACCACAGACACATCTAA